Proteins co-encoded in one Desulfitobacterium hafniense DCB-2 genomic window:
- a CDS encoding nucleoside 2-deoxyribosyltransferase produces the protein MKAYIGIKYHHDCRNRVTIEKIASILEDAGYETSCIIRDKEKWGSVTLAPNELMEATFKEIDSSNVVVIDVTEKGVGLGIESGYAYAKGIPVYIVAKKGSEMSNTMLGISKKVLIYEELEDMVTMFSK, from the coding sequence ATGAAAGCATATATTGGAATTAAGTATCATCATGACTGCAGAAATAGGGTTACAATCGAAAAGATAGCTTCGATTCTTGAAGATGCGGGGTATGAGACTAGTTGCATAATCCGTGACAAAGAAAAATGGGGTTCAGTGACGCTTGCTCCAAACGAACTAATGGAAGCAACTTTCAAAGAAATCGATTCAAGCAATGTAGTTGTAATTGATGTAACCGAAAAAGGTGTCGGTTTAGGAATAGAGTCGGGATACGCATATGCAAAAGGAATACCAGTGTACATAGTTGCAAAAAAAGGTTCTGAAATGTCAAATACAATGCTCGGAATTTCAAAGAAAGTGCTTATTTATGAAGAACTTGAAGATATGGTAACAATGTTTAGTAAATAA
- a CDS encoding DUF4275 family protein: MGIINVLKNKKIKVTEIPKWGAFLRKQWEDNFANHLSVEEKKSIYLWNNSGICGYLWHLFSYEKRACLKREEAEKAFNNEHKGSCYVFWQHTDYALILENAYILNAEDLEDEYDIYVVDKEFNWTYVKTHETLLCGPYFGRKDTKT, from the coding sequence ATGGGAATTATAAACGTGCTTAAAAATAAAAAGATTAAAGTAACTGAAATTCCAAAATGGGGAGCTTTTCTGCGAAAACAGTGGGAAGATAATTTTGCTAATCATTTAAGTGTTGAAGAGAAAAAGAGTATCTATCTCTGGAATAATAGTGGGATTTGTGGATACTTATGGCATTTGTTTAGCTATGAAAAAAGAGCTTGTCTAAAAAGAGAAGAAGCTGAAAAAGCCTTTAATAATGAGCATAAAGGCTCTTGTTATGTTTTTTGGCAACATACAGATTATGCTTTAATTCTTGAGAATGCATATATATTGAATGCTGAGGATTTAGAGGACGAATATGATATCTATGTCGTGGATAAAGAGTTTAACTGGACTTATGTGAAAACACATGAAACCTTGTTGTGCGGACCATACTTTGGTCGTAAAGATACCAAAACCTAA
- a CDS encoding GNAT family N-acetyltransferase, whose amino-acid sequence MLNIRRATACDWQLLSDIAYKSEAYWGYNSDYMEKFKSMYQVTEEFISHNETYVIEDHCSVFGFYGLLVNDKDSSLEYFFIEPQSIGKGYGKLLWNHLVNITCKSLGVHELVIVTSPQAKDFYIKLGANSLGEVESLLKKGRMIPQLSYKVHN is encoded by the coding sequence ATGTTAAATATTCGTCGAGCTACGGCTTGTGATTGGCAATTATTATCGGACATAGCTTATAAGTCCGAGGCCTATTGGGGATATAACTCTGATTATATGGAAAAGTTCAAATCAATGTATCAGGTAACAGAAGAGTTTATAAGCCATAATGAGACTTATGTTATTGAGGATCATTGTAGTGTGTTTGGTTTTTATGGTCTGTTAGTAAACGATAAAGATAGTTCTTTAGAATACTTCTTTATCGAACCCCAAAGCATAGGTAAGGGGTATGGGAAATTATTATGGAATCATTTAGTGAACATTACGTGTAAAAGCTTAGGAGTTCATGAATTGGTAATAGTAACAAGCCCGCAAGCAAAAGATTTCTATATAAAGTTAGGTGCTAATTCTCTTGGAGAAGTTGAATCATTACTTAAAAAAGGACGTATGATACCTCAATTATCATATAAGGTACATAATTAA
- a CDS encoding GNAT family N-acetyltransferase, with translation MLGNSENVILQTILVPASYVLLINAAIFYERLRISMIVRDMIKEDIPQLAQLYKQFWGEDSSIDTMYIQFKKFQGNGSHLLLSAVEDNQLVGSVMGVICEELYGDCKSFLVLENMIVDKDHRNRGIGRALISELERRAAEKCNQIIFVTEANRIDACNFYESVGYRPEAYKGFKKKLK, from the coding sequence ATGCTTGGGAACTCTGAGAACGTTATATTACAGACCATACTAGTGCCGGCTTCCTATGTTCTGTTGATAAATGCAGCTATATTTTATGAAAGGCTGAGGATCTCAATGATAGTGCGTGACATGATTAAAGAGGATATTCCACAACTGGCTCAATTGTATAAACAATTTTGGGGTGAGGACTCCTCTATTGATACGATGTACATACAGTTTAAGAAATTTCAGGGAAATGGTTCTCACCTATTGCTCAGTGCGGTTGAAGACAATCAGCTTGTCGGTTCTGTTATGGGCGTGATCTGCGAGGAATTGTATGGGGATTGTAAATCATTTTTGGTTCTTGAAAATATGATCGTTGATAAAGATCATAGAAATCGCGGAATTGGCAGGGCGCTGATATCAGAGCTTGAAAGAAGAGCAGCAGAGAAATGTAACCAGATAATTTTTGTTACTGAAGCGAATAGAATTGATGCCTGTAATTTTTATGAATCTGTAGGGTATAGACCGGAAGCATATAAGGGGTTTAAAAAGAAGCTAAAATAG
- a CDS encoding PadR family transcriptional regulator: MPIDKSLLTGSTTMLILKLLEETDMYGYQMIEELSKKSQNIFELKAGTLYPLLHSLEQKNMLISYEKSTTNLRVRKYYSITKTGRKYLDEKTKEWKVYTSAVNNVLGGVDVATVQ, encoded by the coding sequence GTGCCAATTGATAAAAGCCTGTTAACCGGGAGCACCACTATGCTTATCCTAAAACTACTGGAAGAAACGGATATGTATGGATATCAAATGATTGAAGAACTAAGCAAAAAATCGCAGAACATATTTGAGTTAAAAGCAGGAACATTGTATCCGCTGCTCCATAGCTTGGAACAAAAAAATATGCTCATTTCTTACGAAAAAAGCACGACTAATCTGAGGGTGCGCAAGTACTACAGTATTACCAAAACAGGACGCAAGTATTTGGATGAGAAAACAAAAGAGTGGAAAGTTTATACCTCTGCTGTAAATAATGTCTTGGGAGGTGTAGACGTTGCTACAGTCCAATAA
- a CDS encoding FtsW/RodA/SpoVE family cell cycle protein yields MLQSNKFADYLETVRQQIRWKRAQTYVLEEIENHLADQKDAFQRDGLDEETAAIRAIAEMGDPVMVGEQLDRTHRPQPDWPLLAMTALLIILGLSIQFIIGTDINDGMERFYRQVTWAGLAVIVFLAAYFLDFTIIGKYSLIIYGLLMAIALGDYWLSGGGISGYNTAIYPLLLFPTIFAGLVYRMRNEGYWGLAFCGALAIIPIILISFMHYLTVLFLVGTSCLIILTVAVAKGWFRVRKLYALFMVYFPSGVIYSTMFFTMINQEYVRIRLQAALNPSSDPTGAGYMATLVQKLLSHSQLFGEGLPVGDYGYYPIAKILPEINTNFLLTYLTHRFGWMLLIGILVIFAVFIVRAVLMSKRQKSALGQLVSLAIILTFAIQVLTYIAFNLGFLVFNPVSLPFISYGGRALLINTCLIGFLLSIFRTGSLVSDKVGGAGIKAGRLIQYEEHSCSS; encoded by the coding sequence TTGCTACAGTCCAATAAATTTGCCGATTATTTGGAAACTGTCCGCCAACAGATACGTTGGAAAAGGGCTCAAACCTATGTTTTAGAGGAAATCGAAAACCATTTGGCTGACCAAAAGGATGCTTTTCAAAGAGACGGCCTTGATGAGGAAACGGCTGCGATCAGGGCTATAGCAGAAATGGGTGATCCGGTAATGGTTGGTGAGCAGCTTGATCGTACGCACAGGCCCCAGCCGGATTGGCCGCTGCTGGCTATGACAGCTCTATTGATTATTTTGGGGCTCTCTATTCAGTTCATTATAGGAACGGATATCAATGATGGAATGGAACGGTTCTACAGACAGGTTACTTGGGCCGGACTGGCTGTGATTGTTTTCTTGGCTGCTTATTTTCTGGACTTTACGATCATAGGGAAATACTCATTGATTATTTATGGGCTGCTCATGGCTATAGCGTTAGGTGATTATTGGCTTTCCGGTGGCGGGATTTCCGGATATAATACTGCAATTTATCCGCTGTTGCTGTTTCCCACCATTTTTGCCGGGCTTGTGTATAGGATGCGGAATGAGGGATATTGGGGGCTTGCTTTTTGCGGTGCATTAGCAATTATCCCGATAATTTTAATATCGTTTATGCATTACTTAACGGTTCTTTTTCTGGTTGGCACTTCCTGCCTTATTATATTAACAGTTGCCGTTGCCAAGGGATGGTTTAGGGTAAGAAAATTATACGCTTTGTTTATGGTGTATTTTCCCTCTGGGGTCATTTATTCAACTATGTTTTTTACGATGATAAATCAAGAGTACGTTAGAATTAGACTGCAAGCTGCATTGAATCCGTCGTCAGACCCCACAGGAGCTGGATATATGGCAACTCTTGTTCAAAAGCTGCTGTCGCATTCGCAGTTATTTGGAGAAGGCTTGCCTGTAGGCGATTATGGATACTATCCGATAGCAAAGATCTTACCTGAAATAAATACTAACTTCCTTTTGACTTACTTGACACATAGGTTTGGCTGGATGTTATTGATCGGTATTTTAGTCATTTTCGCGGTCTTTATTGTCCGGGCTGTGCTCATGAGTAAGAGACAAAAAAGTGCCCTTGGCCAACTTGTTTCGTTAGCGATTATTTTAACATTTGCGATACAGGTTTTGACATATATTGCTTTTAATTTGGGTTTCTTAGTATTTAACCCTGTGTCACTACCTTTTATCTCTTATGGCGGGCGGGCTTTGCTGATTAATACGTGTCTGATAGGATTTTTGCTGTCAATATTCCGTACGGGCAGTTTGGTAAGTGATAAGGTTGGGGGAGCGGGAATAAAGGCAGGGCGCTTAATTCAATATGAGGAGCATTCCTGTAGTAGTTAA
- a CDS encoding IS110 family transposase — MNFTQNEKLKQLSERSIVIGVDIASELHYARAFDWRGVELGKVFKFENSAEGFKNLYAWIERIKRQAQKDSIVVGAEPTGHYWFGLASYLKEQNIKLVLVNPFHVKRSKELDDNHPSKTDAKDPKTIAKLVIEGRYNEPYIPEGLYAELRIAVTCRVRIQKEMNSIKNRIQRWLKIYFPEHETVFGKFDATSSMLVLQVAPLPRDIERLGVEGINRIWRDNKLRAVGMKRAKSLYEAAQKSIGCTEGESCSRMEIQLLLQDYHTKTAQYQAVTETIDGLCRQIPEVAKLLEIKGVGLVTVAGFLSEVGDIKRFNSPKQIQKLAGLALRESSSGKHKGQTTISKRGRARLRAILFQAVMPLVAKNAEFAEIHNYYTTRTQNPLKKKQSLIALSCKLIRVFYAILTKGTDYDPKKLIMDIHRPVEYLAA, encoded by the coding sequence ATGAATTTTACACAAAACGAGAAACTAAAGCAACTATCCGAAAGAAGTATTGTCATCGGAGTGGACATCGCCAGCGAGCTTCATTACGCAAGGGCTTTTGACTGGCGAGGAGTCGAGCTGGGCAAGGTATTCAAGTTTGAGAACAGCGCTGAAGGATTCAAGAATCTCTATGCATGGATTGAACGTATAAAAAGGCAAGCACAAAAGGACAGCATTGTGGTAGGGGCAGAGCCAACCGGCCATTACTGGTTTGGCCTGGCATCATACCTAAAAGAGCAAAACATAAAGTTAGTACTCGTAAACCCATTCCATGTAAAGCGTAGTAAGGAGCTTGATGACAACCACCCCAGCAAAACGGATGCTAAGGATCCCAAAACCATCGCTAAGCTGGTCATCGAGGGTAGATACAATGAGCCCTATATACCGGAGGGGCTCTATGCAGAACTACGAATAGCGGTGACTTGCAGGGTGCGTATACAAAAGGAAATGAACAGCATAAAAAATCGTATTCAGCGATGGCTGAAGATCTACTTTCCCGAGCATGAAACTGTGTTTGGAAAGTTTGATGCCACGAGTAGTATGCTCGTGTTGCAAGTCGCTCCGCTACCTAGGGATATTGAGAGGCTTGGAGTAGAAGGAATAAACCGAATTTGGAGAGACAACAAATTGAGGGCAGTCGGAATGAAAAGGGCTAAGAGCCTGTATGAGGCTGCTCAGAAGAGTATTGGTTGCACCGAAGGAGAGTCTTGTTCCCGAATGGAAATCCAGCTATTACTCCAAGACTATCACACTAAAACGGCACAATATCAGGCAGTCACTGAAACCATCGATGGATTGTGCCGCCAGATACCCGAAGTAGCCAAGCTGCTTGAAATCAAGGGTGTAGGCCTTGTCACCGTGGCAGGTTTTCTCTCTGAAGTTGGGGATATTAAACGCTTTAATTCTCCAAAGCAAATCCAAAAACTCGCAGGGTTGGCCTTGCGAGAGAGTAGCTCAGGTAAGCACAAAGGGCAAACCACAATCAGCAAGCGAGGCCGAGCGCGGCTGAGGGCGATTCTATTTCAAGCGGTGATGCCGCTCGTCGCCAAAAACGCAGAGTTCGCAGAGATACACAACTACTATACGACCAGGACCCAAAATCCTCTGAAGAAGAAACAATCGTTAATTGCCTTAAGCTGTAAACTGATCCGGGTATTCTACGCCATATTAACAAAGGGTACAGACTACGACCCGAAAAAGCTCATTATGGACATTCATCGTCCGGTTGAGTATTTAGCAGCGTAA
- a CDS encoding IS1182-like element ISDha11 family transposase: MFNIRQERLFSLEEILETSPRDSYSLILGSLDIIPLLNAVSKKAIFGAPTQLNYSAMIYSLIIRVIERIPTIKDLRKRLKNSLEFRFDCGFTLADSVPSEASYCRMIKKIQDSSALANSQDDLVLQAFKEGFIGPKCAVAIDATHIEARDRKPEKKKEKTVVEQAPKKRGRKPKAEREAWLKEQEELEKNRPIFEKKIEDQLPYSFTELVQHIPLDPQWGIKKNSEGKNVFWYGFKGHLLVDCKGQYVLSSLLSSGNINDGKMAIPLIKALSEKHPYLNPSHILADAGYDYAPIYEQARSIGAQALIDYNRRNEQLPEGKDKYFRPICQKGYSYRYDSYDPCYDTVKYTQPKECKECSLRESNTCQRVFKMKVSSDPRKYTVPARGSDRYFELYKQRTAVERVNAYLKEYFQLNNIRHRGKRAQVDFQFSILAYTLCKLAVDRLNKSTSMAA, translated from the coding sequence ATGTTTAATATTCGCCAAGAACGTCTATTTTCCTTGGAGGAAATTTTAGAAACTTCTCCAAGAGATTCATATTCTCTAATTCTTGGGTCTTTGGACATTATTCCTTTACTCAATGCAGTTTCTAAAAAGGCTATCTTTGGAGCCCCAACTCAACTAAACTATTCTGCTATGATCTACTCATTAATCATTCGAGTAATTGAAAGAATCCCTACAATTAAGGATTTGCGTAAGCGGTTAAAGAACAGCTTAGAGTTTCGATTCGACTGTGGATTCACTCTTGCTGACTCTGTTCCTAGTGAAGCATCCTATTGCCGGATGATTAAGAAAATCCAAGATTCCTCTGCCTTGGCAAATTCTCAGGATGATTTGGTGCTTCAGGCATTCAAAGAAGGGTTTATCGGTCCGAAATGTGCTGTTGCAATCGATGCTACCCATATCGAAGCCAGAGATCGCAAGCCTGAAAAAAAGAAGGAAAAAACAGTGGTTGAGCAAGCTCCCAAAAAGCGTGGTCGAAAGCCCAAAGCAGAACGCGAGGCTTGGCTCAAAGAACAGGAGGAGCTAGAAAAGAATCGCCCCATATTTGAAAAGAAGATTGAAGATCAACTTCCCTACAGCTTTACAGAATTAGTACAACACATCCCACTTGATCCTCAATGGGGTATTAAGAAGAATTCAGAAGGTAAAAACGTGTTCTGGTATGGCTTCAAAGGGCACCTCCTTGTCGATTGTAAGGGCCAATACGTTTTAAGCTCCTTACTCTCTTCGGGGAATATAAATGACGGAAAAATGGCCATTCCTCTAATTAAAGCTCTGAGTGAAAAGCACCCTTATTTGAACCCCTCCCATATCCTTGCGGATGCAGGATATGACTATGCTCCAATTTACGAGCAAGCTAGAAGTATAGGAGCACAAGCGCTGATTGATTACAATCGACGAAATGAGCAACTTCCAGAGGGCAAAGATAAATATTTTCGTCCAATATGCCAGAAGGGTTATTCATACCGCTACGACAGCTATGATCCATGCTATGACACTGTAAAATATACTCAACCCAAGGAATGCAAGGAGTGTTCACTTAGGGAAAGCAATACCTGTCAAAGGGTGTTTAAGATGAAGGTTTCATCAGATCCTAGAAAATACACTGTACCAGCTAGGGGAAGTGACCGTTACTTTGAACTTTACAAACAACGAACTGCTGTAGAGCGAGTCAATGCGTATCTCAAGGAGTATTTCCAGCTCAACAATATCCGTCATCGTGGAAAACGTGCCCAAGTAGATTTTCAGTTTTCAATCTTGGCCTATACCCTATGCAAATTAGCTGTCGATCGCCTAAATAAGTCAACGAGTATGGCCGCTTAG
- a CDS encoding methyltransferase domain-containing protein has product MKGELAKNICRYRKEKGFTQEELARKLGVTFQAVSKWETSQTLPDITLLPGLSQLLDISIDKLLGFVSYDKQITIYEEEYKTQEYYWGIVPSKMCLRVLELIPPTTRLKLLDIGCGEGKDAVFFARNGYDVTAFDISDAGIEKTKRLADNAGIQVKVFKADILDYRLDTNFDILFSSGVLHYVKPQLRKEIFSNYKQFTNPNGLHIFNVFVNKPFIDPPPEKEPTACKWVSGELFTHYHDWLIQECSEVIFDCDSSGILHQHAMNKVIAQKCRCKRT; this is encoded by the coding sequence ATGAAAGGCGAATTGGCTAAAAATATTTGCAGATATCGCAAGGAAAAAGGATTTACGCAAGAGGAGCTTGCCAGGAAACTGGGAGTAACATTTCAAGCCGTTTCAAAGTGGGAAACGTCTCAGACTTTGCCGGACATAACCCTGTTGCCGGGGTTGTCACAACTATTGGATATAAGCATTGATAAGTTACTGGGTTTCGTTTCTTATGATAAGCAAATAACTATCTATGAGGAAGAATATAAGACTCAGGAGTATTACTGGGGTATTGTGCCTTCAAAAATGTGTTTGCGTGTACTTGAGTTAATACCGCCAACTACTCGTTTAAAACTATTGGATATCGGATGCGGTGAAGGGAAAGACGCTGTGTTCTTTGCAAGGAATGGTTATGACGTAACCGCATTTGATATTTCTGATGCCGGCATCGAGAAAACAAAGCGTCTCGCTGACAATGCCGGTATCCAAGTTAAAGTATTTAAGGCAGATATTTTGGATTACCGCTTGGATACTAATTTTGATATCCTATTTTCAAGTGGTGTTTTGCATTATGTTAAACCTCAATTGCGGAAAGAGATATTCAGCAACTATAAACAATTTACCAACCCTAATGGTTTGCATATCTTTAATGTGTTTGTAAACAAACCGTTTATAGATCCACCTCCGGAAAAAGAGCCGACCGCGTGCAAATGGGTTTCAGGTGAACTATTTACACATTATCATGATTGGTTGATTCAAGAATGTTCAGAAGTGATTTTTGACTGTGATTCCTCCGGCATACTGCACCAACATGCGATGAATAAGGTGATTGCTCAGAAATGCCGGTGCAAGAGAACGTAG
- a CDS encoding GNAT family N-acetyltransferase, whose product MFEYVFINMDNPLYQQAVDLRYRIFFRPWNIKQEIIFDSYEDTAIHMICLTEGKINGYARLNYEGQEAILSQIVVDEEYWNQGLGSELVKCLLDKARLDKKDRVTLAQK is encoded by the coding sequence ATGTTTGAATATGTATTTATAAATATGGATAACCCCTTATATCAACAGGCCGTGGATTTGCGTTACCGGATCTTTTTCAGGCCATGGAATATTAAGCAAGAGATAATCTTTGACTCATATGAGGACACAGCAATTCATATGATTTGTCTTACGGAGGGAAAAATTAATGGATATGCCAGATTGAATTATGAAGGTCAGGAAGCAATATTATCACAGATAGTTGTGGACGAGGAATATTGGAATCAAGGTTTGGGAAGTGAATTGGTAAAGTGTTTACTTGATAAAGCCCGCTTGGATAAAAAGGATAGAGTAACCTTAGCGCAAAAGTAG
- a CDS encoding GNAT family N-acetyltransferase: MSEVIIRLCERDDLSDVVKLMNELREVVQGDEIAFRDVNKIFTEMEQRPELYLNVVAEISGKVVGFISAIFYRTVFHKGGTALINELIITQAERGKGIGKRLVQMVQEEALKRGFDEVEVGTERANEGAQGFYRRCGFNEEYVLLGMEFE; this comes from the coding sequence ATGTCGGAAGTAATTATCAGACTGTGTGAGAGGGATGATTTGTCTGACGTAGTTAAGTTGATGAATGAGCTCAGGGAAGTAGTCCAAGGTGATGAAATCGCCTTCCGAGACGTGAACAAAATCTTTACGGAAATGGAGCAACGACCAGAGCTATATTTAAATGTAGTTGCGGAGATTTCGGGAAAAGTGGTAGGATTCATTTCCGCGATTTTCTATAGAACGGTTTTTCATAAGGGTGGTACGGCACTCATTAATGAGTTGATCATTACCCAGGCTGAGCGTGGGAAAGGAATCGGCAAAAGATTGGTTCAAATGGTTCAAGAGGAAGCTTTAAAAAGAGGCTTTGATGAAGTTGAAGTAGGAACAGAGAGGGCCAATGAAGGAGCGCAGGGATTCTATCGAAGATGTGGTTTCAATGAGGAATATGTATTATTGGGAATGGAGTTTGAATGA
- a CDS encoding bifunctional 3'-5' exonuclease/DNA polymerase produces the protein MDLNAMDIKRILHPADLVPYMEKLTAAKVIAVDTETTGLDPHTCQLRLIQLAAEDLPVLVIDCFSFLPEGRELINAILSTSGVKVFQNAKFDLQFLMALDIFPPTLFDTMLASQLLRGSGGPVQSNLKALAQHYLNEDLDKEEQTSNWQGELTESQILYAARDAEILLRLRKVMIPQILENHLTQIAEIEFRCVKAMAHLEYRGIYLDRQKWQELYEKTEAERKTALDELYTYVERPLMQMSLWGEDVAINQNFESQQFVLNVLHEHGIPVAATAKQDLYPHRRHPLVKTLLSYRKAAKSISAFLQPFTPLIHPVTGRLHPRYGQISAWSGRMSCWNPNIQQIPRDSEFRACFAAPPGRKLILADYSQIELRVAAQISGDTRMISAYQQGEDLHLLTASLVAHKPIEEISPQERQAAKAVNFGLIFGMGAPGLQQYAQQNYGVEMSLEQATEFRERFFKAYTGIHRWHQSIKAHLPKEGRTLAGRKFVYYEKAGLPGYYNTPVQGTAADIVKKALGLLIERLAGTDTYIVGIVHDEILLESPAEEAHTMAALLKSTMEEAANAILPKVPTKVDVLVSESWAEK, from the coding sequence ATGGATCTAAACGCTATGGATATAAAACGCATCCTCCACCCTGCTGATCTAGTGCCCTATATGGAAAAGCTGACAGCCGCCAAGGTCATCGCGGTGGATACCGAGACCACCGGACTGGACCCCCACACCTGCCAGCTCCGGCTGATCCAGTTGGCAGCGGAAGACCTCCCGGTGCTTGTGATCGACTGCTTTTCTTTCCTGCCCGAAGGCCGGGAGCTTATCAACGCTATCCTATCCACTTCAGGCGTCAAAGTCTTTCAGAATGCCAAGTTCGATCTGCAATTTCTGATGGCACTGGACATCTTTCCCCCAACTCTCTTTGATACCATGCTGGCCTCCCAGCTTCTGCGGGGCTCAGGGGGCCCTGTTCAGTCCAATTTGAAGGCGCTGGCCCAGCATTATTTAAATGAGGATCTGGATAAAGAGGAACAGACCAGCAACTGGCAGGGAGAGCTGACGGAATCCCAGATCCTCTATGCCGCCCGGGATGCGGAGATTCTCCTGAGATTGCGCAAGGTGATGATCCCGCAAATCCTGGAAAACCACCTGACCCAAATCGCCGAGATCGAGTTCCGTTGCGTCAAAGCCATGGCCCATCTTGAGTACCGGGGTATCTATCTTGATCGGCAAAAATGGCAGGAGCTTTATGAGAAAACGGAGGCAGAACGTAAAACAGCCCTTGACGAGCTCTATACCTATGTAGAAAGGCCTCTGATGCAGATGAGCCTCTGGGGGGAAGACGTGGCCATCAATCAAAACTTTGAAAGCCAGCAATTTGTTTTGAACGTACTGCACGAGCACGGCATTCCGGTGGCTGCTACGGCCAAACAAGACCTCTATCCCCATCGCCGGCATCCCTTAGTCAAAACTCTGCTCTCTTACCGGAAAGCCGCCAAATCCATCTCCGCCTTTTTGCAGCCTTTTACACCCCTGATCCACCCAGTGACGGGACGGCTCCATCCCCGCTACGGCCAGATCAGCGCCTGGAGCGGCAGAATGAGCTGCTGGAATCCCAACATCCAGCAAATTCCCCGGGATTCGGAATTCAGAGCCTGTTTTGCCGCACCACCGGGGCGGAAATTGATTTTAGCCGATTACTCCCAAATCGAATTGCGGGTAGCAGCGCAAATCTCCGGAGATACCCGGATGATTTCAGCCTATCAGCAAGGCGAGGATCTGCATCTGCTGACCGCTTCCCTTGTCGCTCATAAACCCATTGAAGAAATATCTCCTCAAGAACGCCAGGCTGCTAAAGCCGTGAATTTCGGGCTGATCTTCGGCATGGGGGCACCCGGGCTCCAACAATATGCCCAGCAAAATTACGGTGTGGAGATGTCCCTGGAACAAGCAACAGAATTCCGGGAGCGTTTTTTCAAAGCCTATACCGGAATCCACCGCTGGCACCAGTCCATTAAGGCTCATCTCCCAAAAGAAGGGCGAACCTTGGCCGGCAGAAAATTCGTCTATTATGAAAAAGCCGGGTTGCCCGGATACTATAATACACCTGTCCAGGGAACCGCGGCGGATATTGTGAAAAAAGCCTTGGGGCTTTTGATTGAACGCTTAGCGGGAACCGATACCTATATCGTCGGGATCGTTCATGATGAGATTCTGCTGGAAAGCCCGGCAGAAGAAGCTCATACAATGGCTGCTTTACTTAAGTCCACCATGGAGGAAGCCGCTAACGCCATTTTGCCCAAAGTGCCGACGAAAGTTGATGTGCTGGTTTCGGAGAGCTGGGCGGAGAAATAG
- a CDS encoding M20/M25/M40 family metallo-hydrolase, which translates to MPSGAGHDTLAIGQVLDTVMVFVPSKDGRSHCPVEWSEYADIAKAVAVIYDLILNMQ; encoded by the coding sequence ATGCCTTCCGGAGCAGGACACGATACCTTGGCTATCGGTCAGGTTCTAGATACAGTAATGGTATTTGTGCCGAGTAAGGACGGCAGGAGCCACTGCCCTGTCGAATGGAGCGAATACGCTGATATAGCCAAAGCGGTTGCTGTTATCTATGATTTGATTCTGAATATGCAATAA
- a CDS encoding cupin domain-containing protein: MIKKAKDLPIELEPNLKGGKDTVRIVNILQKDEMYGTGRLFGVSIIPPGGSIGQHTHAGDFETYYILKGKALVNDNGNICELGPGDMTQCKEGDFHSIENIGDVDLEYLAVILYSVKE, encoded by the coding sequence ATGATTAAGAAAGCCAAAGATTTGCCTATCGAATTGGAACCGAATTTAAAAGGTGGCAAGGATACGGTCCGTATTGTTAATATTCTGCAGAAGGATGAGATGTACGGCACCGGTCGTCTTTTCGGGGTCAGCATCATTCCCCCGGGAGGCTCCATCGGTCAGCATACCCATGCCGGTGACTTCGAGACCTACTATATTCTCAAAGGAAAAGCCCTTGTTAACGATAATGGTAACATCTGTGAACTTGGGCCTGGGGATATGACTCAATGCAAAGAGGGGGATTTTCATTCCATCGAGAATATTGGTGACGTTGATTTGGAATATCTGGCGGTAATCCTTTATTCGGTAAAAGAATAA